The following nucleotide sequence is from Candidatus Chlamydia corallus.
ACATCGCGATATTGATACTGGTTAAAGTCTTTAATCCTAACAAGTCGACCTTAAGCATTCCAACACTCTCTACGGGTTTCATAGAATATTGTGTTGTAATCATTGTGGAGTCTTTAGAAATACAAATAGGAATGTGATTTGTCAGTTGGTCTCCACAAATAATCACACCAGCAGCATGGACCCCAGTATTCCGTATCGAACCTTCTAAGCAAAGTGCCGTATCAATAACTTGTGCAGATTCAGTATCATTAATATAAAGCTGATAGAGGTCAGGATCTGTTTCTAAAGCTTTGGATAACGTCGTATTTAAATCTGGAATGTGTTTAGCAATGTGGTTCACTTTAGATAAGGCCATGTCTAAAGTTCTCCCTACATCTTTGACAGCCATTTTGGCTTTCATAGTTCCAAAAGTAATGATTTGAGCTACATTATCTTTACCATGACGTTCAATTGCATAATTAATCACACGTTCACGGCCCGCCATGCAAATATCAATGTCGATGTCAGGGTAAGACAAACGTTCAGGATTGATAAATCTCTCAAAGAATAAATCAAATCGTATGGGTTCAATTTCTGTGATCCCTAACAAAAATAATAATACGGATCCAGCTCCTGAACCTCTTCCTGGACCCACAGGAATGCCGTTCGCTTTCGCCCAATGAATAATGTCCCAAACAATCAAAAGATAATCACACATTCCTTTAGGAATGATGATGGTCATCTCCATCTCCATCCTTTCTTTGACAATATCTATAGGGTTGCGAGTCGGAAATTTTTTAGCGATATGTGAAAGAACTTCAGGAGAGTATTTCTTAGTCAAACTTTCTTCAGCCAGTTGCCTTAAGAAGGCTGCAGAAGCTTGATAACGGTCTTCCTCAGTATAGTTGTCCAAGGATTTTAAAGACTCAGGAACATAGATAGGGTAATGCTTTTTTGAGAAATCAAAAGTAAAATTACATCGCTTGGCAACTTCTAATGTGTTAGAAATTACCTCAGGAGTATCTTTAAATAACTCTGCCATCTGCGCAGGAGATTTAAAATAGTACTCTCGACTACGATAGACCTTGCGTTTAGGATTGGGGATGTAAGTGTTCTGTTTCGCAATCCGTACGGTCTCCCCAGACTGGACATTCAAAAGGATTTCGTGAGCTTGCCAATCCTCTGGATTGATATAATGCATGTCATTCGTAGCTACAGTAGGAATCCCTAAGCTTTTGCTTGCTTCTAATACCGCGATATTGACTGTAATTTGTTTTTCAATGAGAGAGTAGTATTCTTGTTTTAACCATTCTTCTCCAAAGTCCGCAATGCTTTCTTCGGACATCTTATGTAGTTGTACTTCTGTAAAATAATCATCTTTGAATAGGTCTTGAAACCATTGCAATTCAAGAACAAGAGCTTCCTGAGATTTTAAGGCAGCTTCCGATACAGAACTAGATAAACAACCAGATAGACAGATTAAACCCTCGGAGTATTGTTTCAGAAGATCCTTATCTATCCGGGGAAAGTAATAGAAACCCTCTGTAAATGCTAGGGAGGTTAAAACACAAAGGTTGCGATACCCTTGTTCATTTTTACATAATAAGATGAGATGGTGTGCCGCTCGGCTGCGCTTCTCTTTTTTTTTATCAAAACGAGATCCAGGAGCAATATAACACTCGCAGCCAATAATAGGCTTAATGCCTTTTTGAGCGCATTCTTTATAAAAATCAACAGCTCCATAAAGATTTCCGTGGTCTGTTAGAGCCAGAGCAGGAATTTCAAATTCCTGCCCTTTTGCAACAAAATCTTTGATGGAGCTCATTGCATCAAGAACAGAATATTGAGAATGACAGTGAAGAGGTACCCAGGTCAAAAAAAATCCTCAAGAACAGCTAGGCTTTACTACGAGTGTTTTTTTCCGTAGCGTTCCAAGTTGGTAAAAAGAGCATTAAAGCTATGGATGCACAGACTAAGAGGGCAATGAAAAACCCTTTCCATCCCCAAACATCAGCAACCTTTCCTAAAGGATAACCTGCAAACGTAGCTCCGAAATAAGCAAACCATCCAGTAAACCCACTAGCAGTTCCAGCAGCTTTTTTATGAGATAGCTCTGCTGCCGCTAGTCCAATCATCATTTGAGGTCCGTATAAGAAAAAACCAATAATGAAAAGTAAAGTTCCATCAACCCACCACTCATTATAACCACGTCCGAACCACATTCCTAAAATAGCAAATAGTAATCCTAAAGAAAAAATAACATTCATAGGACCACGATTGCCCTTAGAAATCTTATCAGATAGCCAACCAGCAACCAGCATTCCGAATAAGCCGCCAATTTCAAATAAAGATACACAGAAATTGGCTTTCACAGCGGCATAATGTTTTGTTTCAATAAGAAACAAAGCACTCCAGTCATTGACAGCCATACGTACTATATAAATAAAAAATGAGGCTGCAGCTAAAAACCAAAGCCACTGGTTTGTGAGGACGTAAGTAAAAAGAATTTCCCTGGTGGATAGTTCGCGCTCTGTTTCTTCGGTTGTTTCTGAGGAAGAAGTGTTCTCCTCATGTTTGTGATGGGGATCATGTCTATACTTCTCTATAGGAGGTAGCCCTAATGATTGAGGCGTGTCTCGTAAACGGTTAATTAAAACTAAACCCATTCCAATACAAAGAATTCCTGGCACATACATGGCTCCTCGCCATCCACTATAATCAATAATGAATCCTGTTAGGATAGGAATAAGTGCTCCCCCAATATTGTGCGAGGTACTCCAAACACTCCACCAAGTGCCGCGTTCAGCTTTGGCGTACCAATGTGTGAGTAGACGAGCACAGGGCGGCCAGCCCCATCCTTGGAACCATCCGTTCAACCCCCACCAAAGAGCAAACAACACAATAGATGATGACATCCCAAAAAAGATGTTCGTGAGACCCGTAATCATTAATCCTATAGCCATGAAATACCTAGGATTCGATTGATCAGACATTACTCCGCTAACAAATTTACTAATGCCATAAGAGAAATACAAAGTACTTCCTATGATTCCTAATTGGGCTTTATCAAAACCCAAATCAGCAATCAAAGTCGGCATAGCAAAGGTAAAGCTTTTCCTGGTGAAATAATAGAAAATATAACCAGTGAACATGCTATAGAAAATACGAATACGCCAATACTTGTATCTTTTTTTGACCACTTCTGGGTCTTCAATTTCTTTGATATGCTTTGGAGGTTGGAAAAATTTAGTCCAAACGTTCATCTGTAAAAATTCCACATTTAAAATCTTTTTCGCTGAAATGAAATGCGAAGAAAAGCCTACCTTATCATATCAAGGATGAAAAAACAAGGAGGGAATCGTTTAAGGTTGGGAGACTAAAGATGCATTAATAATGCATTTTTCTTGGTTATTTTTAATTAAATGAGAAATACTAGAATAGCGTATTTTTACTGATCTAACTTTGAAAGTTTCATCGTGAAACGATTAACTTTGGGGGGTCCATGCAATGAAAAAGTTAATTGCTTTGATAGGAGTATTCCTCATCCCTATAGAGGGAAATCCTAACAAGGAAAGCGATGTTCATACAATTCTTTTAAAAGCAACTAGAGCAAAATATAATTTGTTTTTTTCTCAGGATGTTTTTCCTGTACACGAAATTATCGAACCTATTTCTCCCGACTGCCTTGTATATTATGAAGGATGGGTTTGATGACTGAAGCGAAGAATGTAAAATAGAACAAAGCAAAATGTTTTGGTGAGCTAGAAAAGAGCAGGATTAGCTGTTGTTTTAGTTTGTAAGCACGCTTCTTAGTAAAGAATTTTAAGAATATTCTATAGCATTCCTATTCCATGTTTTTCTCCAATACTTGGTTACAAAAACCATAAGCTAACATATAATCACAGTCGTGCGCGAAGCGCGCTCCTGGATTATCTATAGCAAGGTCCGTGCTAAATGTCCTTCATTGAATCAGAGGGTAATGTTTGACCGCTAATAACTTCGGCATGGGCAGGGAAGGAGTTAACTGAATTTTAGATATTCCATCATCTGAGAAAAATAATCATTATTGAGCGAAGACATCACGTGACTGCAACTCTCCCCAAAGGGGTCTTTGATATATTTCCTTATCTTGCGGATGCTAAACAATTGTGGCGACACACTTCGCTTTGGCATAGTGTTGAGAAAGTCATTCATAGGGTTTGTACGCTTTATGGATTTTGTGAAATTCGCACTCCCACTTTTGAAAAATCAGAAGTATTTTTACATGTAGGAGAAGAGAGCGATGTTGTTAAGAAAGAAGTCTATTCTTTTTTAGATAGAAAAGGTCGCTCCATGACTTTGCGTCCTGAAGGGACAGC
It contains:
- a CDS encoding MFS transporter: MNVWTKFFQPPKHIKEIEDPEVVKKRYKYWRIRIFYSMFTGYIFYYFTRKSFTFAMPTLIADLGFDKAQLGIIGSTLYFSYGISKFVSGVMSDQSNPRYFMAIGLMITGLTNIFFGMSSSIVLFALWWGLNGWFQGWGWPPCARLLTHWYAKAERGTWWSVWSTSHNIGGALIPILTGFIIDYSGWRGAMYVPGILCIGMGLVLINRLRDTPQSLGLPPIEKYRHDPHHKHEENTSSSETTEETERELSTREILFTYVLTNQWLWFLAAASFFIYIVRMAVNDWSALFLIETKHYAAVKANFCVSLFEIGGLFGMLVAGWLSDKISKGNRGPMNVIFSLGLLFAILGMWFGRGYNEWWVDGTLLFIIGFFLYGPQMMIGLAAAELSHKKAAGTASGFTGWFAYFGATFAGYPLGKVADVWGWKGFFIALLVCASIALMLFLPTWNATEKNTRSKA